Proteins encoded in a region of the Deinococcus roseus genome:
- a CDS encoding LysR family transcriptional regulator has translation MDLQLLEAFEALYAQGTYRKAATSLGLTPTLVKARIQELESTVGGPLLYRKSGRLRFTEMGYDFIGTALKLLQAEENKAAPTGPNHCPEGKNIPDVSNST, from the coding sequence ATGGACCTTCAGCTACTTGAAGCCTTTGAGGCGCTTTATGCACAAGGCACTTACAGAAAAGCTGCCACCTCTCTGGGACTGACTCCGACCCTGGTCAAAGCACGTATTCAGGAACTGGAAAGCACCGTGGGAGGACCTCTGTTGTACCGTAAATCAGGGCGCTTACGGTTCACAGAAATGGGCTACGACTTCATTGGCACTGCCTTAAAGCTCCTGCAGGCGGAAGAAAACAAGGCTGCTCCCACAGGACCAAACCATTGTCCTGAAGGTAAGAACATCCCTGATGTTAGCAACTCTACTTGA